One Papaver somniferum cultivar HN1 chromosome 10, ASM357369v1, whole genome shotgun sequence genomic window carries:
- the LOC113315549 gene encoding uncharacterized protein LOC113315549 has protein sequence MQLTSPLKRGSWLRTTSGGEAWVKYHWEKQSYHICDQCWVIDHSDDTCAQIALQLQLDSMSQEEYEIWSLEQKDHEVVAATEGEAGVVNISGATIHNPGANKENESLFVEMTRDENDNAEERQIKRSRNESSNSSQNSINEKKSQPSLLKTSNPRPKQSDLKLSDVKMKSNQSETSSNQTEPMEGVEMEEIEENPVVEVEIVLINNMGDANKGNSKDAKQSQAKH, from the exons ATGCAGTTAACATCCCCACTTAAGAGAGGTTCTTGGTTAAGAACAACATCTGGAGGCGAAGCTTGGGTTAAATATCACTGGGAAAAGCAATCGTATCATATATGTGATCAATGTTGGGTTATCGACCACTCCGACGATACATGTGCACAAATTGCACTTCAACTACAACTGGATTCTATGTCTCAAGAGGAGTACGAAATATGGAGTCTGGAACAAAAAGATCATGAAGTAGTTGCTGCCACTGAAGGAGAAGCTGGTGTTGTTAACATTTCTGGTGCCACTATTCATAACCCGGGTGCCAATAAAGAAAATGAATCCTTATTCGTGGAAATGACCAGAGATGAAAACGATAATGCCGAGGAGAGACAAATCAAAAGGTCTCGTAATGAGTCCTCTAACTCATCACAAAATAGCATCAACGAGAAGAAATCCCAACCTTCTCTTCTCAAAACATCAAACCCTCGTCCCAAACAATCTGATCTGAAACTCTCTGATGTCAAAATGAAGAGCAACCAGTCCGAGACTTCTAGCAACCAAACCGAACCAATGGAAGGTGTGGAAATGGAGGAAATTGAAGAGAACCCAGTTGTTGAGGTAGAAATTGTGCTGATTAATAACATGGGGGATGCTAACAAG GGGAATTCAAAGGATGCAAAACAGTCGCAGGCCAAGCACTAA